The Prinia subflava isolate CZ2003 ecotype Zambia chromosome 5, Cam_Psub_1.2, whole genome shotgun sequence genome window below encodes:
- the TRMT5 gene encoding tRNA (guanine(37)-N1)-methyltransferase isoform X2, producing the protein MLLAQHSGRIPGLFVVVKKNTFFTMPETVEDKTNPELYLPHPGVRGMTVLDREAFKRTVVVPALKVKKEIVHSVLKSLKQSVLQRPGLKRVLEDPEDEDSRFVILDPHKVQEFSLGESEQQVLKELSVHPEVCEYRLELTYENFKSEEILRAVLPEGQDVTSGFSRVGHIAHLNLRDHQLPYRHLIGQVIMDKNPGITCVVNKTNIIDSTYRNFEMEVLAGENNLVTKVKENNISYELDFSKVYWNPRLSTEHGRVVELLRAGDVLFDVFAGIGPFAIPAAKRRCRVFANDLNPASHAWLLHNCRLNKVHTTVKAFNMDGRDFLRGPVREELSRELPLLKEEHKTAFHIVMNLPALAVEFLDVFRHLLVGEPCSPAALPTVHCYGFSKHSDPARDLQERAEAALGTSLAGRCSAVPVRNVAPNKEMLCLSFQIPADVLYKRPCPDEAKPASKRLCTGQDSSEEKVLS; encoded by the exons ATGCTATTGGCACAACATTCTGGCAGAATACCTGGGCTCTTTGTagtagttaaaaaaaacacTTTCTTCACAATGCCCGAAACCGTGGAGGATAAAACTAATCCAGAACTGTATCTGCCACATCCTGGAGTGCGTGGGATGACAGTGCTGGACAGAGAGGCTTTCAAAAGGACAGTGGTTGTTCCAGCTCTTAAAGTCAAGAAGGAAATTGTGCACAGCGTGCTGAAGTCACTCAAACAATCGGTGCTGCAGCGCCCCGGCCTCAAGCGGGTGCTGGAGGACCCAGAGGATGAGGACAGCAGATTTGTTATCCTGGATCCTCATAAAGTCCAGGAATTCTCATTGGGAGAGTCGGAGCAACAGGTCCTGAAAGAGCTCAGTGTCCATCCCGAGGTGTGCGAGTACCGCCTGGAGCTGACCTACGAGAACTTCAAGTCGGAGGAGATCCTGCGGGCCGTCCTTCCCGAGGGCCAGGACGTCACCTCTGGGTTCAGCCGTGTGGGCCACATTGCTCATCTGAACCTCAGGGATCACCAGCTGCCCTACAGACACTTGATTG GCCAGGTTATAATGGACAAGAATCCAGGAATCACCTGTGTAGTGAATAAAACCAATATTATCGACAGCACATACAGGAATTTTGAAATGGAAGTGCTTGCTGGAGAGAACAACCTGGTGACAAAG GtcaaagaaaacaacatttccTACGAGCTGGACTTCTCCAAAGTGTACTGGAACCCTCGGCTGAGCACGGAGCACGGGCGCGTCGTGGAGCTGCTGCGGGCCGGCGATGTCCTGTTCGACGTCTTCGCCGGCATCGGCCCCTTCGCCATCCCCGCGGCCAAGAGGCGCTGCCGGGTGTTCGCCAACGACCTCAACCCCGCCTCCCACGCCTGGCTGCTGCACAACTGCAGGCTCAACAAGGTGCACACCACGGTGAAGGCCTTCAACATGGACGGCAGGGACTTCCTGCGGGGGCCCGTGCGGGAGGAGCTCAGCAGAGAGCTCCCGCTGCTGAAGGAGGAGCACAAAACCGCGTTCCACATCGTGATGAACTTGCCGGCTCTGGCTGTGGAGTTTCTGGATGTTTTCAGGCACCTCTTGGTGggggagccctgcagccccgcTGCCCTTCCCACTGTGCACTGCTACGGCTTCTCCAAGCACAGCGACCCGGCCAGAGACCTTCAGGAGCGGGCGGAAGCTGCGCTGGGAACCTCCCTGGCCGGACGCTGCTCCGCTGTCCCGGTCAGGAACGTGGCGCCCAACAAGGAGATGCTGTGCCTCAGCTTCCAGATCCCAGCAGATGTGCTCTACAAGAGGCCCTGCCCTGATGAAG CAAAACCAGCCTCAAAACGTCTG
- the TRMT5 gene encoding tRNA (guanine(37)-N1)-methyltransferase isoform X1, with translation MRTLWRLGCCARLLKTNHFRTAASNTSFPAVWMLLAQHSGRIPGLFVVVKKNTFFTMPETVEDKTNPELYLPHPGVRGMTVLDREAFKRTVVVPALKVKKEIVHSVLKSLKQSVLQRPGLKRVLEDPEDEDSRFVILDPHKVQEFSLGESEQQVLKELSVHPEVCEYRLELTYENFKSEEILRAVLPEGQDVTSGFSRVGHIAHLNLRDHQLPYRHLIGQVIMDKNPGITCVVNKTNIIDSTYRNFEMEVLAGENNLVTKVKENNISYELDFSKVYWNPRLSTEHGRVVELLRAGDVLFDVFAGIGPFAIPAAKRRCRVFANDLNPASHAWLLHNCRLNKVHTTVKAFNMDGRDFLRGPVREELSRELPLLKEEHKTAFHIVMNLPALAVEFLDVFRHLLVGEPCSPAALPTVHCYGFSKHSDPARDLQERAEAALGTSLAGRCSAVPVRNVAPNKEMLCLSFQIPADVLYKRPCPDEAKPASKRLCTGQDSSEEKVLS, from the exons ATGAG GACTTTGTGGAGATTGGGATGCTGTGCCAGACTACTGAAAACTAATCATTTTAGGACAGCTGCATCAAATACATCATTTCCAGCAGTTTGGATGCTATTGGCACAACATTCTGGCAGAATACCTGGGCTCTTTGTagtagttaaaaaaaacacTTTCTTCACAATGCCCGAAACCGTGGAGGATAAAACTAATCCAGAACTGTATCTGCCACATCCTGGAGTGCGTGGGATGACAGTGCTGGACAGAGAGGCTTTCAAAAGGACAGTGGTTGTTCCAGCTCTTAAAGTCAAGAAGGAAATTGTGCACAGCGTGCTGAAGTCACTCAAACAATCGGTGCTGCAGCGCCCCGGCCTCAAGCGGGTGCTGGAGGACCCAGAGGATGAGGACAGCAGATTTGTTATCCTGGATCCTCATAAAGTCCAGGAATTCTCATTGGGAGAGTCGGAGCAACAGGTCCTGAAAGAGCTCAGTGTCCATCCCGAGGTGTGCGAGTACCGCCTGGAGCTGACCTACGAGAACTTCAAGTCGGAGGAGATCCTGCGGGCCGTCCTTCCCGAGGGCCAGGACGTCACCTCTGGGTTCAGCCGTGTGGGCCACATTGCTCATCTGAACCTCAGGGATCACCAGCTGCCCTACAGACACTTGATTG GCCAGGTTATAATGGACAAGAATCCAGGAATCACCTGTGTAGTGAATAAAACCAATATTATCGACAGCACATACAGGAATTTTGAAATGGAAGTGCTTGCTGGAGAGAACAACCTGGTGACAAAG GtcaaagaaaacaacatttccTACGAGCTGGACTTCTCCAAAGTGTACTGGAACCCTCGGCTGAGCACGGAGCACGGGCGCGTCGTGGAGCTGCTGCGGGCCGGCGATGTCCTGTTCGACGTCTTCGCCGGCATCGGCCCCTTCGCCATCCCCGCGGCCAAGAGGCGCTGCCGGGTGTTCGCCAACGACCTCAACCCCGCCTCCCACGCCTGGCTGCTGCACAACTGCAGGCTCAACAAGGTGCACACCACGGTGAAGGCCTTCAACATGGACGGCAGGGACTTCCTGCGGGGGCCCGTGCGGGAGGAGCTCAGCAGAGAGCTCCCGCTGCTGAAGGAGGAGCACAAAACCGCGTTCCACATCGTGATGAACTTGCCGGCTCTGGCTGTGGAGTTTCTGGATGTTTTCAGGCACCTCTTGGTGggggagccctgcagccccgcTGCCCTTCCCACTGTGCACTGCTACGGCTTCTCCAAGCACAGCGACCCGGCCAGAGACCTTCAGGAGCGGGCGGAAGCTGCGCTGGGAACCTCCCTGGCCGGACGCTGCTCCGCTGTCCCGGTCAGGAACGTGGCGCCCAACAAGGAGATGCTGTGCCTCAGCTTCCAGATCCCAGCAGATGTGCTCTACAAGAGGCCCTGCCCTGATGAAG CAAAACCAGCCTCAAAACGTCTG